The Amycolatopsis mongoliensis genome includes a window with the following:
- a CDS encoding ABC transporter permease, with protein sequence MIAVELRKLALRPRVWVSVLLLCLLPAIVGVFLATADFAPPPGQGGAFLSAVVSDGALFPAAALALVLPLFLPIAVAVAAGDSIAGEASTGTLRYLLVRPVGRTRLLGAKMVALAVYVTAAIVIVVLTSLVLGVILFGTGGTPGVAGPGGQPTGVTSLSGQSLSSSGLGLRLLGAVSYIVVSMLGFAAITVFLSTVSDSALGAALGGLAVLITSSVLETLDAAASVKPYLPTHYWLSWIDFFRDPVLWRTIDHGLLLQAGYIVVFFGAAWANFATKDVTS encoded by the coding sequence ATGATCGCCGTCGAGCTGCGGAAGCTCGCGCTGCGGCCGCGGGTGTGGGTCAGCGTGCTGCTGCTCTGCCTGCTGCCCGCGATCGTCGGCGTCTTCCTGGCGACGGCCGACTTCGCGCCGCCGCCCGGGCAGGGCGGGGCGTTCCTGTCGGCGGTCGTCTCCGACGGCGCGCTGTTCCCGGCGGCCGCGCTCGCGCTCGTCCTGCCGCTGTTCCTGCCGATCGCGGTCGCGGTCGCCGCGGGCGACTCGATCGCGGGCGAGGCGTCCACCGGGACCCTGCGCTACCTGCTGGTGCGCCCGGTCGGCCGGACGCGGCTGCTCGGCGCCAAGATGGTCGCGCTCGCCGTGTACGTGACCGCGGCGATCGTCATCGTCGTCCTGACGTCGCTGGTGCTCGGGGTGATCCTGTTCGGCACGGGCGGGACACCGGGGGTCGCCGGGCCGGGCGGGCAGCCGACCGGGGTGACGTCGTTGTCGGGACAGTCGCTCAGCTCGTCCGGGCTGGGGTTGCGGCTGCTGGGCGCGGTGTCCTACATCGTGGTGTCGATGCTCGGGTTCGCCGCGATCACGGTGTTCCTGTCGACGGTGAGCGACTCGGCGCTGGGGGCGGCGCTGGGCGGGCTGGCCGTGCTGATCACCAGCTCGGTGCTGGAAACCTTGGACGCCGCCGCGTCCGTGAAGCCGTACCTGCCGACGCACTACTGGCTGTCCTGGATCGACTTCTTCCGGGATCCCGTGCTGTGGCGCACCATCGACCACGGGCTGCTGCTGCAGGCGGGCTACATCGTCGTGTTCTTCGGGGCGGCGTGGGCGAACTTCGCGACGAAGGACGTCACGAGCTGA
- a CDS encoding ABC transporter ATP-binding protein: MIGTRALTKRYGTTLAVDAVDLQVHEGDRYGFLGPNGSGKTTLVRMLLGLVYATSGEIEVLGKPVPKRVAEVLPEVGALVEGPAAYPHLSGRRNLALLDAAGRGGGRRTRRRRIGDALEQVGLGAVDQRPVKAYSLGMRQRLGLAGALLRKPRLLILDEPTNGLDPQGIKEIRELLVELNAGGTTVFLSSHLLSEVEQLCTRVGVVDRGRLVLEEDLETLRAATGRILVGTPDPAEAIAVLDGQLESRDGDRLVIRHGDPAALNAMLVEAGVRVTSIHAEQRTLEQVVLDVTGPGSDRFGAAG; this comes from the coding sequence ATGATCGGCACGCGCGCGCTGACCAAGCGGTACGGCACCACCTTGGCGGTCGACGCCGTGGACCTGCAGGTCCACGAAGGCGACCGCTACGGCTTCCTGGGCCCGAACGGCTCGGGCAAGACCACCCTGGTCCGGATGCTGCTCGGCCTGGTCTACGCGACCAGCGGGGAGATCGAGGTGCTCGGGAAGCCCGTCCCGAAGCGCGTCGCCGAGGTGCTGCCGGAGGTCGGCGCGCTCGTCGAGGGCCCGGCCGCGTACCCGCACCTGTCCGGGCGCCGCAACCTCGCGCTGCTCGACGCCGCCGGGCGCGGCGGCGGGCGGCGCACGCGGCGGCGCCGGATCGGCGACGCGCTGGAGCAGGTCGGGCTCGGTGCGGTCGACCAGCGTCCGGTGAAGGCCTACTCGCTCGGCATGCGGCAACGGCTCGGGCTCGCCGGCGCGCTGCTGCGCAAGCCGCGGCTGCTGATCCTCGACGAGCCGACCAACGGCCTCGACCCGCAGGGCATCAAGGAGATCCGGGAACTGCTCGTCGAGCTGAACGCGGGCGGCACCACGGTCTTCCTGTCCAGCCACCTGCTGTCCGAGGTCGAGCAGCTCTGCACGCGCGTCGGCGTCGTCGACCGCGGGCGGCTCGTGCTGGAGGAAGACCTGGAGACGCTGCGGGCGGCGACCGGCCGGATCCTGGTCGGCACGCCGGACCCGGCCGAGGCGATCGCGGTCCTCGACGGGCAGCTCGAGTCCCGCGACGGCGACCGCCTGGTCATCCGGCACGGCGACCCGGCGGCGTTGAACGCGATGCTCGTCGAAGCGGGGGTGCGCGTGACGTCGATCCACGCCGAGCAGCGGACGCTGGAACAGGTCGTCCTCGACGTGACGGGTCCGGGCTCGGACCGGTTCGGGGCCGCCGGATGA